ACTTAGTACCACGGTCTAAGTGAGAGGCCTTAAGTTTGATGAGAGTaaaacaattataaaaaaaaggtcaaATCCAAGAGAAAATCTAATCACTGAATAGTATGATAAATATGTTTGCTAGTGACTATTGCTGCACTAAATTTTCCAACTCAATCATTGTATATTCACATAGTTGAAGTACCTTTGTTCTTTTGATCTGATAACCAAAACTTGTTAGCCTTACATCAGTCCCGGAGTAAAAGAAGTTGATGATTTCGAATAACGTTCAAGGAGTGACAATGGCGACCATCCTCATGGATGTTCGTTCTAGTTAGACTAACAAGATTTAATCTAGCTGCTGATCCATACACATCAACCATTTCCTTCGACATGAAACCTTTTCGAGGGGACTCAATGCATCTTCTTGTAGAGAATCTGTTCCCCAAGACAAGATCTCCAACATCGGCTTTATGGCATCAGCCTCATGCAAGACGCTGGCTCCTCTTTGAGGAGAGGCTTTGACAACCAATGTCGAAAGAGTTTGAATTACTTCGATGTCAATTTCATACAATTCTCCCGATAACAGCCTCACCAAGTCAAGCAAAGCTTTTGCTTCCAAAGGACAGAATATGGAAGTCACACTGCAGATACCACCGTGCGCTGAGCATAGTGGAGCGTTCAATGGCTTGAAACAGGACCAGCAGCCGGTGGGTTTGGAGACAGTAGTGAGCTTTGGAGACAGTGgtcccctatatatatatattttttattttccccaCCTATACGAAACGGCACCGTTTCGTTccaattttttcaaaatttttaattagtttcttTTCCCCCACTTATACGAAACGACACCGTTTCGTTCcacttttttcaaaatttttaactaGTTTCTTTTCCCCCACTTATACGAAACGGCACCGTTTCTTTCCCCATTTATACGAAACGGCACCTgggtgttttgaaaaaaatttcaacagagCAGAACTGCAGCACCGGCGCTGCAGGAGACGaagagcagcagcagcaggagGGGAGGGGCTGGCCAGCCCTCAAGCCTTGtttttccggcgaggggagtggcggccgccactcctcgccctcatgtggcttcgccactggatgtagggtgtattaagtatatgAGATGTAGTTAACAAATGTGAGGTGTTAATAAAACAAGCCTAGATATAAAGGCTAAAGAGCCAAGTAGTTGCATGTTCTCTTCTTGTTAGCAACAACACTACCAACGTAAAGGGACCACCCCAACCCCCTTGCCTATTATATTCCCTCTTATTTTTATCGTCGTCACCTACTTCCCCAATCCCCTCTCCCTCCCAATGAAGAAAGAGAGCCAGAAACCCAACTTACCGATCAGTCTATCACCCAAACCTTCATAAATGACACTTTCACATGAACCCTTCTCTCTTATCACCACCACAATCTTGATCACAACCTTCATATCTTCTCTCATCACACCACATAATTGGAGGGTGGCCAATGGCCTTGGCCTAGCCTCCACCACAGCCATCACATATGGCAATCCAACGGTTTGTGGCATTGTGGCTGATAACCCCACACAGAGCATACAATGCTATCAAAACACTCAGACCACCATTTCAGTCCAACCCAATATTTCTTTTGAATCCATTTCTGGAGGCAAGAGCTTCTTCTGTGGCCTCAGGTCTGGAGGGTTTACCCTTCTCTGCTGGGAGACCAGCTTGTCTAGCTCAAATAGGTTTCGACCGAAACGAATATATCACAGTGAGAATGTAGCTTTGACTGATCTGGCTGTGGGTGATGAACAAGTTTGCGCCAGAGAAGTCAACTTTAGAATTGTCAGGTGCTGGAGAGGAAGAGATAATACTAGTGGGGTTTTGTTTCCCTCACCTGGGGAAGCATTGGAGTTTCGAACAATCGCATCGGGAAGAGGGTTTTCGTGTGGGATTTCGATGAATGATAGGAGAGTTCTGTGTTGGGGCCAGAGtggtgttggagatgatattCAAACAGGGTTTGAGAATGTGAAAATGTCAAGCCTTGTTGCAGGAGAATCTCATGCTTGTGGCTTGAGTATGAATGGAACATTGGTCTGCAGAGGAAACAATGATTTCGGGCAATTGAATGTACCTTCAAGTACTTCGACTTTCCAGTTTTCAGGCCTTGCGTTGGGGGAAAATTTTACTTGTGCCATTCAGCGAAAAAATGGATTTGTTGTATGCTGGGGAGGAAGAAACAGATTTGAATATGACAGTGTTGTAATTACAAATGTTTCATTTGAGTTAATTTCTGCAGGTTTGGATTTCGTGTGCGGCGTGACAACGGGTAACTTATCTGTCATTTGTTGGGGACCAGGGTGGTCTGGTTCTCGTGATAACCTTCCACTGGGAATGATTCTTCCTGGTCCATGTGTGCAGGGTCCATGTACTAGCTATGTGTACCCGAATTCGGAGACTCTTTGTGGTGGTTCAGGGAAAATATGCAGATCATGCCAGGTTGAACTCCCATTAGCACTTCCATTGCCTCCAATAAATCAACCTACCCAAGCTTCAGAGCCGGGTTTTTCGTTATCCATAACAAGAAATAAGCTTCTGTTGGTTTTTGTACTAGTTGGATCAGTTGGGGCATTTGCAGGACTCTGCACTATTGTCTTTTGCCTATGGACTGGACTGTGTGGTTCTTGGTTAAACCGTCATGACTCTGTGCAAACTGAAAGTTTTACTGATCCAAATGTGGGTTCTTCTGCTGCTAGAATCGCCAATGTTCCTAATGCTCCATTAAGTTCAAGTTCCATGAAGGGCAGTTTAAGTGGTTCATCTTCAAAGCACGGTGACAAGACTCAGTCATTTCACCTGGCAGAACTTTCTACTGCCACCAAACATTTCTCAACCGAAAACAAGATCGGTGCTGGGAGCTTTGGCATTGTCTATAAAGGCAAGCTTGCGGATGGTCGTGAAGTGGCCATCAAGAGGGGAGATACAAGTACCAAGACCAAGAAATTTCAGGAGAAAGAGAGCGCGTTTGACTCCGAATTAGCATTGTTGTCCCGGCTTCACCACAAGCACTTGGTGAAGCTAGTGGGATCCTGTGAAGTTAACGATGAGAGGCTTTTGGTTTACGAGTACATGAGCAACGGTTCGCTTCATGATCACTTGCATGGCAAGAACAATGTGCAGGAAAATAGCTGCATTGTGAATTCTTGGAAAATGAGGATAAAAATTGCGCTTGATGCAGCCAGGGGAATAGAGTACCTTCACAATTATGCAGTGCCAACAATAATTCACAGGGACATCAAGTCCTCAAACATTCTTTTGGATGCAAATTGGAATGCAAGGGTATCCGATTTTGGACTGTCATTATTGGGGCCGGAATCAGACCAAGAGATCATGTCGTCCAAAGCGGTTGGAACAGTTGGGTACATTGATCCCGAGTACTTTGTGTCAAACGTTTTGACAGCAAAGAGTGACGTATACGGATTTGGAGTGGTGCTATTGGAGCTTTTGACAGGGAAGAGGGCTCTGTTTATAAATAGTGAAGACGGAGGTCCAATGGGGGTTGTGGAATACGCAGGGCCGCGAATAGTGGCAGGGCAGCTGCAAAGCATGTTGGATCAAAGGGTGGGGAAGCCGGACCTGAAGGAAGGCGAAGCTGTTGAGCTAGTGGCTTATACTGCTATGCATTGTGTGAACTTGGAGGGGAAGGAACGGCCTAGCATGACTGACATTGTTGCCAATTTAGAGAGGGCTCTTGCTCTTTGCGAGGATGATCCTTTTAGCTTCTCTACTACCACAATTTCCTTCCCCTCGTTGTAAAATTCCATTCCCAAAAACATTGTTCATTCTTTTCTCCCCTATTGATTCCAtaccaattattattttttttctatttcgcGCTTTACCCTAATTGttattaagatttttttttctcttgacGTGATGGCCTTCTGTGATCTTGTTTGAGGTGCTAAGAGTATCTTTTCACATTTTGCTTTTAACGTCGGAGTTGTTGAGGAAGACTTTGTTGGTGTGGGAAACATGGGGCTATGAAGATATATAGAGATTCTAATCAACACCATTAATCCCTACAAAGTGGGATCTTTAATCACTTTTCGAAACTTACAAATAGTTTGAAGTTTATAGTTCAGTTGATTAAGAGCATTCATATAAGCATTAGAAATTTTTTAACGGAGGCACCTTAACCTCCAGTTATACTAGAGGAAAAAAATTCAAGATTTAGGACATATCTTCTATAACTTGTAGGCATTTTTTCACAATGATCGTTTATTATTATAcagttatttgaaaatttcaactGATCAATTAAAGTACTTAAACATGATTCAAGGTATATATGTCTTTTACTTAATATATCATTTGAAGGAGCATGAATAAtatggtaaactaaaaaaataaaaaaataaagaattaacTCACGTTGACAAAAGAGTTTTTCTATTAAAATGTAATTTCAACTAGCGGTTTCAATGTAATGCGTGTGAATTCGCAATTTCATGATTGTGGCACACAACAAGTCTGGTATGCTTATGTGTATAGAATTTAACTATTCGAAAtccattttaaaaagaaaaagaaatc
This window of the Malus domestica chromosome 03, GDT2T_hap1 genome carries:
- the LOC103443031 gene encoding putative serine/threonine-protein kinase-like protein CCR3, which translates into the protein MTLSHEPFSLITTTILITTFISSLITPHNWRVANGLGLASTTAITYGNPTVCGIVADNPTQSIQCYQNTQTTISVQPNISFESISGGKSFFCGLRSGGFTLLCWETSLSSSNRFRPKRIYHSENVALTDLAVGDEQVCAREVNFRIVRCWRGRDNTSGVLFPSPGEALEFRTIASGRGFSCGISMNDRRVLCWGQSGVGDDIQTGFENVKMSSLVAGESHACGLSMNGTLVCRGNNDFGQLNVPSSTSTFQFSGLALGENFTCAIQRKNGFVVCWGGRNRFEYDSVVITNVSFELISAGLDFVCGVTTGNLSVICWGPGWSGSRDNLPLGMILPGPCVQGPCTSYVYPNSETLCGGSGKICRSCQVELPLALPLPPINQPTQASEPGFSLSITRNKLLLVFVLVGSVGAFAGLCTIVFCLWTGLCGSWLNRHDSVQTESFTDPNVGSSAARIANVPNAPLSSSSMKGSLSGSSSKHGDKTQSFHLAELSTATKHFSTENKIGAGSFGIVYKGKLADGREVAIKRGDTSTKTKKFQEKESAFDSELALLSRLHHKHLVKLVGSCEVNDERLLVYEYMSNGSLHDHLHGKNNVQENSCIVNSWKMRIKIALDAARGIEYLHNYAVPTIIHRDIKSSNILLDANWNARVSDFGLSLLGPESDQEIMSSKAVGTVGYIDPEYFVSNVLTAKSDVYGFGVVLLELLTGKRALFINSEDGGPMGVVEYAGPRIVAGQLQSMLDQRVGKPDLKEGEAVELVAYTAMHCVNLEGKERPSMTDIVANLERALALCEDDPFSFSTTTISFPSL